One genomic region from Reichenbachiella ulvae encodes:
- the egtD gene encoding L-histidine N(alpha)-methyltransferase, with product MIDSIETKIDSTFLVDVLEGLRSNPKRLSSKYFYNEVGDQLFQKIMKLEEYYLTNAEHEIFQSRKEEILKAFSPNGEAFNLVEFGAGDGYKTKVLLKHFITEKADFEYMPIDISAHALEGLEENLKLEIPELKISPLQGDYFQVLDELSHSSSKRNIILFLGSNIGNFTTNQAINFLSQIRKDINPNDLLFIGIDLKKDPDTILAAYNDKEGVTAEFNLNLLRRINCELDADFDVSKFRHYPHYNADTGECKSSLISLVDQEVTIAGERIHLKQWESIQTEISKKYDLQEIEFLAKKCGFVVDQHLEDDRGYFVDSIWRAV from the coding sequence ATGATTGACAGCATAGAAACAAAAATTGATTCTACATTTCTCGTAGATGTATTGGAAGGCTTGCGTTCCAACCCAAAAAGACTTTCCTCCAAATATTTTTATAATGAGGTGGGTGATCAACTTTTTCAAAAGATCATGAAGTTGGAGGAGTATTACCTTACTAATGCTGAGCATGAAATATTCCAATCCCGGAAAGAAGAAATTCTCAAGGCTTTTAGCCCCAATGGAGAAGCTTTCAATTTGGTAGAATTCGGAGCAGGCGATGGTTACAAAACCAAAGTACTATTAAAGCATTTCATAACTGAGAAGGCAGATTTTGAATACATGCCGATTGACATATCTGCTCATGCACTGGAGGGACTGGAGGAAAATTTAAAGTTGGAAATACCCGAACTAAAAATCTCACCGCTGCAAGGAGATTATTTTCAGGTTCTGGACGAATTGAGTCATTCGAGTAGCAAAAGAAATATCATTCTATTTCTTGGATCCAATATTGGTAATTTCACAACCAATCAAGCCATTAATTTTTTATCCCAAATTAGAAAAGACATCAATCCAAATGACCTTTTGTTCATAGGGATAGATCTCAAAAAAGATCCTGACACCATTTTAGCAGCATACAATGACAAAGAGGGTGTAACGGCAGAATTCAATTTAAACCTTCTCCGGAGGATCAATTGTGAACTAGATGCAGATTTTGATGTTTCCAAATTTCGCCACTACCCTCATTACAATGCGGATACAGGAGAGTGCAAAAGTTCTCTGATTAGCCTTGTAGATCAGGAAGTAACCATTGCCGGAGAACGCATTCATTTGAAACAATGGGAATCCATCCAAACCGAAATATCCAAAAAATATGACCTCCAGGAAATTGAATTTCTAGCCAAAAAATGTGGTTTTGTGGTGGATCAGCACCTCGAAGATGACAGAGGCTATTTCGTAGATTCGATATGGCGAGCAGTTTAA
- the egtB gene encoding ergothioneine biosynthesis protein EgtB, with amino-acid sequence MRDKYIKVRAQSEKLCHPLKAEDYVVQPIVDVSPPKWHLGHTTWFFEKMLLEPYQKDYQIYHPEYNYVFNSYYETVGKRVLRTNRGNLSRPTVDEVYEYRSYIDEQMAVFFTTRASLSPEEKKIIEIGLQHEQQHQELLLYDIKYILGTNPLFPSYLASTPSLSTPTQALDFLPIKEGIYTIGHQGNDFCFDNELGLHQVFLHDYQIANRLVTNAEYLEFIEDGGYQNFRFWYSEAWDWVQKENKTAPFHWHQIDGQWHQYTLHGLKPIDPNEPVSHVSQFEAAAFAQWKDMRLPTEFEWEVACRNYQPTIPDAANFVESENYKPMTKSSDNYQFYGDLWEWTQSAYHPYPYYKTAEGALGEYNGKFMINQMVLRGGSYATPKDHIRATYRNFFHPHLNWLFSGIRLAKHD; translated from the coding sequence TTGCGAGACAAATACATCAAAGTTCGCGCTCAGTCTGAAAAGCTGTGCCATCCGCTAAAGGCAGAAGACTACGTGGTACAGCCTATCGTAGATGTCAGCCCCCCCAAATGGCACTTGGGCCACACCACCTGGTTCTTCGAAAAAATGCTTTTAGAACCGTATCAAAAGGACTATCAGATTTACCATCCTGAATACAATTATGTATTCAATAGCTACTATGAAACAGTCGGAAAGAGAGTCCTGAGAACCAACAGAGGTAACCTGAGCCGCCCTACGGTCGACGAAGTATATGAGTATCGATCCTATATCGACGAGCAAATGGCAGTCTTCTTTACCACCAGAGCATCGCTCAGTCCAGAGGAGAAAAAAATCATCGAAATCGGCCTGCAGCACGAACAACAACATCAAGAGCTCCTTCTATACGATATCAAATACATCCTCGGCACCAATCCCCTTTTCCCATCCTATCTGGCTTCAACACCTTCTCTATCGACACCAACTCAAGCCTTAGATTTCCTTCCCATCAAAGAAGGGATTTACACGATTGGACATCAGGGAAATGACTTTTGCTTTGACAATGAATTGGGTCTACATCAGGTTTTTCTACATGACTATCAGATAGCCAACCGCCTCGTCACCAATGCAGAATATTTAGAATTCATAGAAGATGGAGGCTACCAAAATTTCCGTTTTTGGTATTCCGAAGCATGGGATTGGGTACAAAAGGAAAACAAAACTGCCCCCTTTCATTGGCATCAAATCGACGGTCAGTGGCACCAATACACCCTCCACGGATTGAAACCCATCGACCCAAATGAACCCGTAAGTCATGTCAGTCAATTTGAAGCAGCGGCTTTTGCCCAATGGAAAGACATGAGACTCCCTACTGAATTTGAATGGGAAGTGGCCTGCCGAAATTATCAACCCACGATACCTGATGCAGCCAATTTCGTCGAATCAGAAAACTACAAGCCGATGACAAAAAGCTCCGACAACTATCAGTTTTATGGAGACTTGTGGGAATGGACACAATCAGCCTACCACCCCTATCCCTATTACAAAACTGCTGAGGGAGCCCTTGGCGAATACAATGGAAAATTCATGATCAACCAAATGGTCTTGAGAGGCGGATCCTATGCCACTCCTAAAGATCACATCAGAGCTACTTACCGCAATTTTTTTCACCCTCACCTGAACTGGCTTTTTTCAGGTATCAGACTTGCAAAGCATGATTGA